One region of Danio rerio strain Tuebingen ecotype United States chromosome 5, GRCz12tu, whole genome shotgun sequence genomic DNA includes:
- the lmbrd2a gene encoding G-protein coupled receptor-associated protein LMBRD2a isoform 2 (isoform 2 is encoded by transcript variant 2), with protein MSGVALALEVVVVFFLALFLLHRYGDFRKQHRMVLFATLLAWFLCFLIVFILPLDVSTTIYNQCKIDNQVHLVPSNSNDNSSNTSVLPTQRIPKTCYKPWSYIPDGILPVFWRVVYWTSQFLTWLLIPFMQSYARSGGFSISGKIKTALIENAIYYGTYLLIFCSLLIYVAVSPQWHLTWYGLRTIGITAANTWGLFLLVLLLGYGLVEIPRSCWRASCHGHLLAKTYFKAAKLMTEKADAEENLEDVMEDVKTVNETIKYNHPLRKCIDTILRKCPVEYQEKLGRNMDDYEDFDDKGNPYPSKKSLVKLHKQVIYAVQRHNRTKVQWQILLDEAFHLEDVAKNETSPAHQFVHSFPSTETPGWISKYLYTPTMGEKSPQYNTFLLSLQ; from the exons ATGAGTGGTGTGGCTCTGGCGctggaggtggtggtggtgttttTCCTGGCGCTCTTCCTGCTCCATCGATATGGAGATTTCCGCAAGCAGCATCGGATGGTCCTGTTCGCCACGCTCCTGGCCTGGTTCCTGTGCTTTCTCATTGTCTTCATTTTACCGCTGGATGTTAGTACG ACCATATATAACCAGTGTAAGATTGACAATCAGGTCCACCTCGTGCCCAGCAACAGTAATGATAACTCCTCCAACACTTCGGTACTTCCAACACAAAG GATCCCAAAGACTTGCTATAAGCCCTGGAGTTATATCCCAGATGGAATCCTGCCTGTATTTTGGAGGGTGGTGTACTGGACTTCACAGTTCCTGACATG gcTTCTGATTCCCTTCATGCAGTCGTATGCACGTTCAGGAGGTTTCTCCATCTCAGGAAAGATAAAGACAGCCCTGATAGAAAACGCCATTTATTATGGCACATACCTGCTTATCTTCTGCTCTCTGCTCATCTACGTCGCCGTCAGTCCACAGTGGCATCTCACCTG gtatggCTTGCGTACAATTGGCATCACTGCCGCTAACACCTGGGGTTTGTTCCTGCTGGTGCTGTTGTTGGGATACGGCCTTGTTGAAATCCCACGCTCCTGCTGGAGGGCATCGTGCCACGGGCATCTGCTTGCAAAGACATACTTTAAAGCAGCAAAACTGATGACCGAAAAAGCAGATGCTGAGGAAAACTTGGAAGATGTCATGGag GATGTCAAAACCGTTaatgaaacaataaaatataatcatccTCTAAGGAAATGCATCGACACTATTCTAAGGAAG TGTCCTGTAGAATACCAGGAAAAGTTGGGCAGAAACATGGACGATTACGAGGACTTTGATGACAAAGGAAACCCTTATCCTAGTAAAAAGAGTTTGGTCAAACTACATAAGCAG GTAATCTATGCTGTTCAGAGGCACAACCGCACAAAAGTTCAATGGCAGATTCTATTGGACGAGGCCTTTCACTTAGAGGACGTGGCCAAAAATGAAACAAGCCCCGCCCACCAGTTTGTCCACAGCTTCCCCTCCACAGAAACGCCTGGATGGATCAGCAAGTACCTGTACACACCCACAATGGGTGAGAAAAGCCCGCAATACAATACCTTTCTGCTCTCACTACAATAA
- the lmbrd2a gene encoding G-protein coupled receptor-associated protein LMBRD2a isoform 1 (isoform 1 is encoded by transcript variant 1; The RefSeq protein has 1 substitution compared to this genomic sequence), with the protein MSGVALALEVVVVFFLALFLLHRYGDFRKQHRMVLFATLLAWFLCFLIVFILPLDVSTTIYNQCKIDNQVHLVPSNSNDNSSNTSVLPTQRIPKTCYKPWSYIPDGILPVFWRVVYWTSQFLTWLLIPFMQSYARSGGFSISGKIKTALIENAIYYGTYLLIFCSLLIYVAVSPQWHLTWYGLRTIGITAANTWGLFLLVLLLGYGLVEIPRSCWRASCHGHLLAKTYFKAAKLMTEKADAEENLEDVMEDVKTVNETIKYNHPLRKCIDTILRKCPVEYQEKLGRNMDDYEDFDDKGNPYPSKKSLVKLHKQVIYAVQRHNRTKVQWQILLDEAFHLEDVAKNETSPAHQFVHSFPSTETPGWISKYLYTPTMEWYWECVFRRWCYRVLAVVLCVFSAAVVWSECTFFSTQPVLSLFAVFIQLAERDYNYVYIEMACFVTIFFLCYCVYSTVFRIRVFNYYYLAPHHQTDAYSLQFSGMLFCRLTPPLCLNFLGVIHMDSTISHQQRQPTVYTSIMGSMQVLSFIANGFYIYYPMLIVLLCIATYFSLGTRCLNLLGFQQFMGDNDLTSDLVDEGKELIRRERRKRQRTEDGESRRREWRERYGEQRERYSGRNRNAYSELKETDGSSTDPSRAPSRRDRNDKAELLQDVEPLDFNGEEPLETDNRRYPGGHYLSTSASRTRIFDDV; encoded by the exons ATGAGTGGTGTGGCTCTGGCGctggaggtggtggtggtgttttTCCTGGCGCTCTTCCTGCTCCATCGATATGGAGATTTCCGCAAGCAGCATCGGATGGTCCTGTTCGCCACGCTCCTGGCCTGGTTCCTGTGCTTTCTCATTGTCTTCATTTTACCGCTGGATGTTAGTACG ACCATATATAACCAGTGTAAGATTGACAATCAGGTCCACCTCGTGCCCAGCAACAGTAATGATAACTCCTCCAACACTTCGGTACTTCCAACACAAAG GATCCCAAAGACTTGCTATAAGCCCTGGAGTTATATCCCAGATGGAATCCTGCCTGTATTTTGGAGGGTGGTGTACTGGACTTCACAGTTCCTGACATG gcTTCTGATTCCCTTCATGCAGTCGTATGCACGTTCAGGAGGTTTCTCCATCTCAGGAAAGATAAAGACAGCCCTGATAGAAAACGCCATTTATTATGGCACATACCTGCTTATCTTCTGCTCTCTGCTCATCTACGTCGCCGTCAGTCCACAGTGGCATCTCACCTG gtatggCTTGCGTACAATTGGCATCACTGCCGCTAACACCTGGGGTTTGTTCCTGCTGGTGCTGTTGTTGGGATACGGCCTTGTTGAAATCCCACGCTCCTGCTGGAGGGCATCGTGCCACGGGCATCTGCTTGCAAAGACATACTTTAAAGCAGCAAAACTGATGACCGAAAAAGCAGATGCTGAGGAAAACTTGGAAGATGTCATGGag GATGTCAAAACCGTTaatgaaacaataaaatataatcatccTCTAAGGAAATGCATCGACACTATTCTAAGGAAG TGTCCTGTAGAATACCAGGAAAAGTTGGGCAGAAACATGGACGATTACGAGGACTTTGATGACAAAGGAAACCCTTATCCTAGTAAAAAGAGTTTGGTCAAACTACATAAGCAG GTAATCTATGCTGTTCAGAGGCACAACCGCACAAAAGTTCAATGGCAGATTCTATTGGACGAGGCCTTTCACTTAGAGGACGTGGCCAAAAATGAAACAAGCCCCGCCCACCAGTTTGTCCACAGCTTCCCCTCCACAGAAACGCCTGGATGGATCAGCAAGTACCTGTACACACCCACAATGG AGTGGTACTGGGAGTGTGTTTTCCGCCGCTGGTGTTATCGCGTGCTGgctgtggttttgtgtgtgttttctgcggCCGTGGTTTGGTCTGAATGCACCTTCTTCAGCACACAGCCTGTTCTATCTCTGTTCGCCGTCTTCATTCAGCTCGCAGAGAGAGACTACAACTACGTTTACATAGAG ATGGCGTGTTTTGTCACTATATTCTTCTTGTGTTACTGCGTGTACTCCACTGTCTTTCGGATACGAGTCTTCAACTATTATTACCTGGCCCCACATCACCAGACAGACGCCTACAGTCTGCAGTTCAGCGGCAT GTTGTTCTGTCGTCTGACTCCTCCACTGTGTCTGAACTTTCTGGGTGTGATTCACATGGACTCCACCATCTCTCACCAGCAGAGACAGCCCACAGTGTACACTTca ataatgggatccatgcaggTCCTGTCATTCATTGCTAAtggattttacatttattatccTATGCTCATTGTTTTGCTCTGCATCGCGACTTATTTCAG tcTGGGCACACGCTGTTTGAATCTGCTGGGTTTTCAGCAGTTTATGGGTGACAATGATCTGACCTCTGACCTGGTAGACGAGGGGAAAGAACTCATCCGGAGAG AAAGAAGAAAGCGTCAGAGAACAGAGGACGGCGAGAGCAGACGGAGA GAATGGAGGGAACGCTATGGTGAACAGAGGGAAAGATACAGCGGGAGGAACAGAAATGCTTACTCTGAGCTGAAGGAGACGGATGGATCCAGCACAGAACCAAGCAGAG ctccgTCTAGAAGAGATCGAAACGACAAGGCTGAATTACTACAAGACGTTGAACCGTTGGACTTTAATGGAGAAGAACCGCTGGAAACAGACAACAGGAG GTACCCTGGAGGACATTACCTCTCCACGTCTGCATCTCGCACCCGCATCTTTGATGATGTATAA